Genomic DNA from Halobaculum sp. CBA1158:
CCGGGACCTCTATCAGGTGTTCACGGCGGCCGAGCTCACCGGGGACCTGGAGACGGCCGCGAACCAACTGGCGTATATCTACGAGTACCAGCAGGACGAGGACGGCTTCATCCCGCAGAACACCTACCTCAACGGGGTCACCCGCTGGGGCGGCGAGCAGATGGACAACATCTCGTTCCCGGCGGTGATGGCGTATCACCTCTGGGCGGACGGCCTCGACTTCGAGGACGTGGCGTACGACTTCGAGCACGTCCGTCGGTCGGCCGACTACGTCGCCCGCAACGGCCCCGAGAGCGCACAGGAGCGCTGGGAGGAGGAGGCCGGCTACTCGCCGTCGTCGATCGCCGCCGAGATCGCGGGGCTCGCGTGCGCGGGCAAGCTCGCGCTCGAAGTCGGCGACGAGGCGAGCGCGCTCGTGTGGCTGGCGCTGTCGGACCGCTGGGCCGACGAGGTGGAGTCGTGGACGGCGACCGAGACCGGCACGGAGCGCCACGAGCACACCCCCTACTACGTGCGGGTCACCCGCGACGGCGACCCGGAAGCGGGCCACCTGCGGACGCTCGCGAACGACGGCCCGCGCCTCGACGAGCGCGACGTGATCGACGCCGGCTTTCTCGAACTCGTGCGACTGGGGATCAAGCCGTGGGACGACGAGACCGTCCGCAACTCCGTGCGCGAGGTCGACGACACCATCCGCGTCGACCTGCCGGCCGGGGCCGCCTTCTACCGCTACAACGGCGACGGATACGGCGAGCGCGACGAGGAGAACGTGGGCGCGCCGTGGTCGGTCGACAACCACGGGAAGGGTCGGCTGTGGCCGCTGCTCACCGGCGAACGCGGCGAGTACGAACTGCACGCGTTTGACGACGACCGCGCGGTCGACGCCGATGCGGACGACGCCGATGCGGACGACGCCGATGCGGACGACGCCGATGCGGACGACGAGGGTGGCTCCGGACGCGACCCGGCGCTGGAGCCGACGGAGCTGTTGCGGACGATGCAGCGGTTCGCCAACTCCGGCCGGATGATCGCAGAGCAGGTGTGGGACCGCGACTACCCGACCGAGTACGACTGGGGCTACGGCGAGGGCACCGGGAGCGCGACGCCGCTGGCGTGGTCGATGGCGCAGTTCGTCCGACTCGCCCACGGCATCGACGCCGACGAGCCCGCCGAGACGCCGGCGTTCGTCCGCGAGCGCTTCCTGGAGCGCCGCCTCCACGAGGGCGACGAGAAGCCCGCCCTGCGCGTCGACACGAACTTCCAGGGCAACACCGTCGTCGTCTCCGGCGAGACGACCGGTGCGCGCGTCGCCGTGACGACGCCCGTCGACAGCGCCGCGGTCGACCCCGAGGGCGGGCGCTTCGAGGTCCGCCTCGACATCGGCTACGGCGAGAACGACATCACCGTCGCCGCCGCCGCCGACGAGGACGTCGAGCGGGCCGCCACGACCGTCACCCGATTCACCGTTTGATCGGAAGACAGCGGATCGGCGCGCGCGATCTCCCTAGTAGTTCCTAGTACTGTTGTGAAGACGTTCAAATAACATCCCGGGAACCTTTATGACGATAGATCGGGAGTGGTGGGGTATGCACGAGCCGGAGACGACGTACGTCGGAAAGGCGTGCGCGTACATCACTCGCGGCGGCTCGGAGTTGCTGGTGTTCGAGGGGCCCGGTCACGACGGGCTGCAGATCCCGAAGGGAACGATCGAGCCGGGCGAACGACCCCGCCCGGCGCTGTATCGCGAGGTTCGCGAGGAGAGCGGGCTGGCGACGCTTTCGGGCGTGGAGCGGCTGGCGACGGACGTGTGGACCAGGCGGGAGTCGCCGCCGAAGGCGTACGTGCGCCACTTCTATCACGCCCGAGTGCACGAGCCCCGGGACTCGTGGACCCACGTCGTTCGCGACGGCGGCGACGAGCACGGGAGCGAGTTCGAGTTCTCGTGGGTCCCGCTGTCGACGGCGCGCGGGCGGGAGTTCGCGCTCGACCTCGACGACTACGTCGGCCACCTCTCGGGCCGGACGACCACCCCCGCGGTCGCCGAGCCGGCGGACTGATCGGTATCCGCGTCTGCGCCGCCGACCGCGATCGCGACCGCACCGCCGACCGTGAGCGCAACTGCGCCGCCGCCGACTCTCCGTCGGGACCGGTTTTATGTGCGATTCGCCCGAACGCGAGGACGTACCCATGGCTTCGATGGACCTCACCTGGCACGGCCACTCCACCTGGACGGTCGAGATCGAGGACACGACCTTCCTGATCGACCCGTTCTTCGACAACCCCCACACGGACACCGACCCCGAGGAGGTCGACCCGGACCACGTCCTGCTCACGCACGGCCACGCCGACCACATCGCCGACGTGGACCGCTACCGCGGGGCCCACGTCGTCGGCACGCCCGAGGTCACGGGCTACGTGACCGACGAGTACGGCGTCGAGGACACGACGGGGATGAACCTCGGCGGCACCGTCGAGTTGGGCGACGCGTTCGTGACGATGGTCCGGGCGGACCACACGAACGGCCTCGACACCGGCTACGGTGCCTCCGGCGGAACCCCCGGGGGCTACGTCATCTCCGAGACGAAGCCGACCCAGGAGGCCGACCCCGACAGCACGACGTTCTACCACGCCGGCGACACGGCCCTCATGTCGGAGATGAAGGACGTGATCGCGCCGTTCCTCGAGCCCGATGCCGCGGCCGTGCCCGCGGGCGACCACTTCACGATGGGCCCGGCGCAGGCCGCCATCGCCGTCGACTGGCTCGACGTGGACTACGCGTTCCCGATGCACTACGACTC
This window encodes:
- a CDS encoding NUDIX domain-containing protein; the encoded protein is MHEPETTYVGKACAYITRGGSELLVFEGPGHDGLQIPKGTIEPGERPRPALYREVREESGLATLSGVERLATDVWTRRESPPKAYVRHFYHARVHEPRDSWTHVVRDGGDEHGSEFEFSWVPLSTARGREFALDLDDYVGHLSGRTTTPAVAEPAD
- a CDS encoding metal-dependent hydrolase, whose amino-acid sequence is MDLTWHGHSTWTVEIEDTTFLIDPFFDNPHTDTDPEEVDPDHVLLTHGHADHIADVDRYRGAHVVGTPEVTGYVTDEYGVEDTTGMNLGGTVELGDAFVTMVRADHTNGLDTGYGASGGTPGGYVISETKPTQEADPDSTTFYHAGDTALMSEMKDVIAPFLEPDAAAVPAGDHFTMGPAQAAIAVDWLDVDYAFPMHYDSFPPIEIDTDDFVREVRATGSDAEPVVLGDDETFTIGE